A window of Sodalis praecaptivus genomic DNA:
GCTGGTGGCGTGGCGCGCGGCGCGCTTTCCCGCTGAAACCGGCCGGCCCGTCGCGCAGGCTAATCTGCATCTGACGCTGGCCTTTCTGGGCAACGTCGGCGCCGCGCAGGAGCAGGCGCTGCGCGCGGCCGCCGGCCGTCTGCGGCAACCGGCTTTCGATCTGCGGCTGGATGACTGCGGCCACTGGCCGGGCGCGGGGGTAGTGTGGCTCGGCTGCCGCCGCGCGCCGCGCGAACTGCTGCAATTGGCGGCATGGCTGCGCGATCGGGCGGCCCGCAACGGTTGTTACCAAAATTCGCTGCCGTTTCATCCACACATTTCGCTCTGGCGACAGGCAACCCGACCGGTGGCGCTACCGCCGGACACGCCGGGCTGGACGACCCGCGTAAGCCGATTCGGACTCTGGCTATCGGCGTTTGACAACGGCCGCGTGCGCTATAGGCTGGTGCAGGACTGGCCCCTGCGCCGCGACGGCCCACAGTAAGGAAAACCCATGCAATTCGAGCCCGCCCTCAAGCCTGCCCGACTCATACAGCGCTATAAACGTTTTCTTGCCGATGTGGTGACGCCCGATGGGGAAGCCTTAACGGTTCACTGCGCCAACACCGGCGCTATGACCGGCTGCGCCACCCCTGGCGATACGGTTTGGTACTCCACCTCGGATAATCGTAAACGTCGTTATCCGCACAGTTGGGAACTAACTGAAACCGCCAGCGGTCAATGGATAGGGATCAATACGCTGCGCGCCAACGCCTTGGTTGGGGAAGCGCTGCGGGCTGAAACGATTCCTGAGCTGGCGGGCTACGCGCGTCTTCGCGGCGAAGTGCGATATGGCGCAGAGAACAGCAGGATAGATTGGTTATTATCGGCAGAAGACCGCGCGGACTGCTATATTGAGGTGAAATCCGTGACGTTATTGCAACACCAGTCGGGCTATTTCCCGGATGCGGTAACGTTACGGGGTCAAAAACATTTACGAGAATTACAGGCAATGGCGGAAATGGGGTATCGTGCGGTGCTGTTTTTCGCCGTGCTGCATTCGGGTATCGACCGGGTGTCGCCGGCCCGCCACATTGACCCCCACTATGCCGATCTGGTATTACAGGCTCAGCAGTCAGGCGTAGAAGTCCTGTGCTATGGTTGTCAGCTATCCCGGCACGGCATGCGGATCCACGCGCCGCTGCCGATAATTATTTCATAGGGCGGTGAACCGTGAAATGGCGTAAAATGCGTCAGTTTTCCAAAGTTTACCGTCGCGC
This region includes:
- the thpR gene encoding RNA 2',3'-cyclic phosphodiesterase, which codes for MPALSPRRPADASCAPRRLFFALTLPPALCRQLVAWRAARFPAETGRPVAQANLHLTLAFLGNVGAAQEQALRAAAGRLRQPAFDLRLDDCGHWPGAGVVWLGCRRAPRELLQLAAWLRDRAARNGCYQNSLPFHPHISLWRQATRPVALPPDTPGWTTRVSRFGLWLSAFDNGRVRYRLVQDWPLRRDGPQ
- the sfsA gene encoding DNA/RNA nuclease SfsA, which produces MQFEPALKPARLIQRYKRFLADVVTPDGEALTVHCANTGAMTGCATPGDTVWYSTSDNRKRRYPHSWELTETASGQWIGINTLRANALVGEALRAETIPELAGYARLRGEVRYGAENSRIDWLLSAEDRADCYIEVKSVTLLQHQSGYFPDAVTLRGQKHLRELQAMAEMGYRAVLFFAVLHSGIDRVSPARHIDPHYADLVLQAQQSGVEVLCYGCQLSRHGMRIHAPLPIIIS